The genomic stretch AAATCAGCGGGACAGGAATATCCCGCCTATCCTCGTAGAAATGGATAGGCGGGGTTTTCCAACCCCGCCGGAGGGATTTTAGGATTCACCTATGGGCATAGGAACCGGTCTTCAGGACAAAGACCCTTTCAGGTCTTTACAGATATTAGAAGAGCTTGCCAATGGAAAGTCTCTTACGCAGAGGGACATAAGCAAGCGGCTGGGCCTTGCACTCGGTCTTGTAAATACATATCTCAAAAATCTTATTGCAAAGGGATATATAACGGTTAAGGCAATTCCTCCGAAAAGATATGCATATTTTCTTACACCGCGCGGTTTAACAGAAAAGACCCGTCTTACATATAGTCTCCTTCAGGATTACACAAGAATCTACACAGATGCAAGGAGGAATTTCAGGGGGCTTTTTAATACCC from Nitrospirota bacterium encodes the following:
- a CDS encoding winged helix-turn-helix transcriptional regulator, with amino-acid sequence MGIGTGLQDKDPFRSLQILEELANGKSLTQRDISKRLGLALGLVNTYLKNLIAKGYITVKAIPPKRYAYFLTPRGLTEKTRLTYSLLQDYTRIYTDARRNFRGLFNTLESEGAKTVIFAGADEVAEIAYLTLQEFGLSLVRVLDDEKAGSTFFKNLVEPIDAVDFTNGIAYDFIIVTSYLKRKDIQKRLIASGASVDSIKNVFGL